A region from the Triticum aestivum cultivar Chinese Spring chromosome 3D, IWGSC CS RefSeq v2.1, whole genome shotgun sequence genome encodes:
- the LOC123080081 gene encoding probably inactive leucine-rich repeat receptor-like protein kinase At5g48380: MADDTKFLLLFLLLSSSSLCFGTEQDIRCLKSVQRSLADPGGVLRSWDFENDTDGYICRFTGVECWHPDENKILSLRLGNLGLQGQFPVALQNCSSLTGLDLSNNNFSGPIPQDISRRMPYLTSLDLSYNSFSGLIPQNISNMTYLNLLNLQHNQLSGQIPSQFSLLTRLTTFNVAGNLLSGPVPTLLQKFSSSNFAGNQGLCGSPLDECSTPRRRWRPIRIRLHRINDQSSIGAAVGFVVGFVVAFYFPHCFVCSERLRAYVVRI, translated from the coding sequence ATGGCTGATGATACCAAGTTCCTCCTTTTGTTCCTCCTCTTGAGCAGCTCATCACTGTGTTTTGGTACTGAACAAGATATCCGGTGCCTGAAGTCTGTACAACGCTCATTGGCTGATCCCGGCGGTGTTCTCAGATCTTGGGACTTTGAAAATGACACCGACGGTTACATATGCCGCTTTACCGGTGTGGAATGCTGGCACCCTGACGAGAACAAGATTCTCTCTCTGCGACTAGGCAACCTAGGACTTCAAGGCCAATTTCCTGTTGCTCTACAGAATTGTTCAAGCCTGACCGGCTTGGACCTGTCAAATAACAATTTTTCAGGACCAATCCCTCAGGACATTTCACGGCGGATGCCGTATCTGACATCTCTGGATCTTTCGTATAATAGCTTTTCGGGGCTAATCCCACAGAATATCTCAAATATGACATATCTGAATCTCCTCAACCTCCAGCATAACCAACTCAGCGGTCAAATTCCATCGCAATTCAGTTTGCTTACTCGGTTAACTACGTTCAATGTTGCGGGCAACTTGTTATCAGGGCCTGTTCCTACTTTGCTACAGAAGTTTTCGTCTTCAAACTTTGCTGGTAACCAAGGGCTTTGTGGTTCACCTTTAGATGAGTGCTCCACCCCTCGGAGGAGATGGAGACCGATACGAATCAGGCTGCACAGGATCAACGACCAGTCGAGCATCGGAGCGGCCGTCGGATTCGTCGTGGGGTTCGTGGTGGCCTTCTACTTCCCGCACTGCTTCGTCTGCTCCGAGAGGCTCCGAGCCTACGTCGTCCGGATATGA
- the LOC123080083 gene encoding probably inactive leucine-rich repeat receptor-like protein kinase At5g48380 translates to MTYHIKFLLLFLLFRSSSSCFGFQLDIQCLLSVQESVIDSKGILMSSWDFVANTTDGYICRFTGVECWHPDENKVYALRLGNLGLEGPFPQGLQNCTSLNMLDLSSNNFSGPIPPNISWQLSYLSSLDLSFNKFSGEIPDSIANLMNLNGLNFQHNQLSGRIPASLQKFIDSYFAGNQELCGTPLYKCPRRRWRPRRIRLTSINDQSSIGAAVGFVVGFVVAFYFPHCFIFSERLRVCLVGCMKGA, encoded by the coding sequence ATGACTTATCATATCAAGTTCCTCCTTTTGTTTCTGCTCTTTAGGAGCTCATCGTCTTGTTTTGGTTTTCAACTTGATATCCAGTGCCTGTTGTCTGTGCAAGAATCAGTGATTGATTCCAAAGGAATACTCATGTCCTCATGGGATTTTGTTGCCAATACAACAGATGGTTACATATGCCGATTCACTGGCGTGGAATGCTGGCACCCAGACGAGAACAAGGTTTACGCTTTGCGTCTCGGCAACCTAGGGCTTGAAGGCCCATTTCCTCAAGGTCTTCAAAATTGCACAAGCTTGAACATGTTGGACCTGTCAAGCAACAATTTTTCAGGACCGATCCCTCCTAACATCTCATGGCAGCTGTCGTATCTGTCATCTCTGGATCTTTCCTTCAATAAATTTTCAGGTGAAATCCCAGATAGTATTGCAAATCTGATGAATCTGAATGGCCTCAACTTTCAGCACAACCAATTAAGTGGACGAATTCCTGCTTCTCTGCAGAAGTTTATTGATTCATACTTTGCTGGAAACCAGGAGCTTTGTGGTACACCACTGTACAAGTGTCCTAGGAGGAGATGGAGACCGAGACGAATCAGGCTGACCAGCATCAATGATCAGTCCAGCATCGGAGCAGCTGTCGGATTTGTCGTGGGGTTCGTGGTGGCCTTCTACTTCCCGCATTGCTTCATCTTCTCTGAGAGGCtcagggtgtgtttggtagggtgtatgaagggtgcatga
- the LOC123076421 gene encoding uncharacterized protein, with amino-acid sequence MLGLLAHLHAALVFLPNNGGPAWAGPGGGAGAVYDVTRYGARPDGMTDATLPFLRAWADACRSPRPATVLVPPGMFLVGSATFMGPCATRAVTFNVAGTLLAPSGYGWDSASPGRWLTFESVEGLAVSGGTLDGRGAPLWACKQQQPQQPRLHCPSGASSLTISNSRDVVVDGLRSMNSELFHVVVLQSNGVTLNRVTVDAPEDSPNTDGIHIHMSSHVSVYDANIRTGDDCVSVGPGNSNLWIERVACGPGHGISIGSLGHQQGLDMEDVQNVTVKTTWFTGTSNGLRIKTWGSSKQGFVRGVTFEDATMTGVHNPIIIDQNYCPQKVGCSDRSSSIKISEVKYVDIRGWSTTPVAVTFNCSRSHPCSGISMQDVKLMYDRRVAKSSCRNVQGSPTVGFSYHPRHPHLPTSATPFPHCSPGTSPGRLPPFPPPKTLTTPRTAAMEQANPRAGSARNRKVVLRDYISRAPREDDMALVDGGAVPLRVPEGAAGPAVLVKNLYLSCDPYMRGRMRDFHGSYIPPFKPGSVIEGLGVARVVDSTHPGFVAGDIVSGMTGWEEYSLIDKPEQLNKIQQSDIPLSYHLGLLGMPGFTAYVGFYEICSPKKGEFVFVSAASGAVGQIVGQLAKLHGCYVVGSAGTNQKVELLKDKFGFDEAFNYKEEPDLTAALKRYFPEGIDIYFENVGGPMLDAVLLNMRMHGRIAVCGMVSQHGMTDPSGIHNLFCLVPKRISMKGFIQSDYIKLFPQFVDYMTKHYKDGKIEYVEDMSIGLENAPAAFVGLFSGKNVGKQVVCVSQE; translated from the exons ATGCTGGGCCTGCTCGCGCACCTCCACGCGGCGCTCGTGTTCCTCCCCAACAACGGCGGCCCGGCCTGGGCcgggccaggcggcggcgcgggggcggtgtATGACGTGACGCGCTACGGCGCCCGGCCGGACGGCATGACGGACGCGACGCTGCCGTTCCTGCGCGCGTGGGCCGACGCGTGCCGCTCGCCGCGCCCGGCCACGGTGCTGGTGCCGCCGGGCATGTTCCTGGTGGGGAGCGCCACGTTCATGGGCCCGTGCGCCACCCGCGCCGTCACGTTCAACGTGGCCGGCACGCTGCTCGCCCCCTCGGGCTACGGCTGGGACAGCGCCTCCCCCGGGCGGTGGCTCACGTTCGAGTCCGTGGAGGGCCTCGCCGTCTCCGGCGGCACCCTCGACGGCCGCGGCGCCCCCCTCTGGGCCTgcaagcagcagcagccgcagcagccgCGCCTCCACTGCCCGTCCGGCGCATCG TCGCTGACGATCTCGAACTCGAGGGACGTGGTGGTGGACGGGCTGAGgtcgatgaacagcgagctgttcCACGTGGTGGTGCTGCAGAGCAACGGCGTGACGCTGAACCGGGTCACGGTGGACGCGCCGGAGGACAGCCCCAACACCGACGGGATACACATCCACATGTCCAGCCACGTCTCCGTGTACGACGCCAACATCCGCACCGGCGACGACTGCGTTTCCGTCGGCCCGGGCAACTCCAACCTCTGGATCGAGCGCGTCGCCTGCGGCCCAGGCCACGGCATAAG CATCGGGAGTTTGGGCCACCAGCAAGGGCTGGACATGGAGGACGTGCAGAACGTGACGGTGAAGACGACGTGGTTCACCGGCACCTCAAACGGGCTGAGGATCAAAACCTGGGGGAGCTCCAAGCAGGGTTTCGTGAGGGGTGTCACCTTCGAGGACGCTACTATGACAGGCGTCCACAACCCCATCATCATCGATCAAAATTACTGTCCCCAAAAAGTTGGGTGCAGCGACCGG AGTTCGAGTATCAAGATCAGCGAGGTGAAGTACGTGGACATACGGGGGTGGTCGACGACGCCGGTGGCCGTGACCTTCAACTGCAGCAGGAGCCACCCGTGCAGCGGGATCAGCATGCAGGACGTGAAGTTGATGTACGACAGGCGCGTCGCCAAATCCTCATGCCGGAACGTTCAGGGGAG cccgacCGTCGGATTCAGCTACCACCCGCGGCACCCCCACCTACCTACCTCGGCGACTCCCTTCCCCCACTGTTCACCCGGCACCTCACCTGGGCGACTTCCTCCATTCCCTCCACCAAAGACGCTCACTACTCCCCGGACGGCGGCAATGGAGCAAGCGAACCCGCGGGCGGGGTCGGCGAGGAACAGGAAGGTGGTGCTGCGGGATTACATCAGCCGCGCACCGAGGGAGGACGACATGGCGCTCGTCGACGGCGGCGCCGTGCCGCTGCGCGTCCCCGAGGGCGCCGCCGGCCCGGCCGTGCTGGTGAAGAACCTCTACCTCTCCTGCGACCCCTACATGCGCGGCCGGATGCGGGACTTCCACGGCTCCTACATCCCCCCGTTCAAGCCCGGATCT GTTATAGAAGGGCTGGGCGTGGCGAGAGTGGTGGACTCCACTCATCCGGGGTTCGTTGCCGGTGACATTGTTTCGGGAATGACTGGCTGGGAGGAATACAGCTTGATTGACAAACCTGAACAGCTGaataagattcagcaaagcgacatCCCACTCTCCTATCATTTGGGGCTTCTCG GCATGCCTGGTTTTACAGCTTATGTTGGATTCTACGAAATCTGCTCACCGAAGAAAGGAGAATTTGTCTTTGTTTCTGCTGCATCTGGAGCAGTTGGTCAGATTGTTGGTCAACTTGCAAAGCTACATGGCTGCTATGTTGTCGGAAGTGCCGGAACAAATCAGAAA GTTGAACTCCTAAAAGATAAGTTTGGATTCGATGAAGCTTTTAATTACAAAGAGGAGCCTGACTTGACTGCAGCCCTAAAAAG GTACTTTCCTGAAGGTATTGACATCTACTTCGAGAATGTAGGCGGACCAATGCTAGATGCTGTACTCCTTAACATGCGGATGCATGGTCGCATAGCAGTATGTGGGATGGTCTCCCAGCACGGCATGACTGATCCTTCAGGGATCCACAACCTCTTCTGTCTGGTGCCGAAACGGATCAGTATGAAGGGCTTCATCCAGAGTGATTACATCAAGTTATTCCCACAGTTCGTCGATTACATGACCAAGCATTACAAGGATGGCAAGATTGAATATGTAGAAGACATGAGCATCGGGCTAGAGAATGCGCCAGCTGCCTTTGTTGGTCTATTCAGTGGTAAAAATGTAGGCAAACAAGTCGTGTGCGTCTCACAAGAGTGA